GCCGGCGATGCCTGCGGCCAGGGCGGTCACGAGGGTGGTACGTCGCATCGTTGCTGTCGTCCCTCCTGCTGGCCTCGTCGCGACGAGGTTCTGCAAGAACTTGCGAAATTGTTGCCGCGGATTTCACTCCCCTGAGCACTGCTCGGTCAAGGGGCAAGACGTAACCAAGCCGTAACGGAGGCGTCCGGGTGGGCGAAACGCGGTGAAGACGTTGCAAACTTTTGCGACGACGGGCAGGCTGCTGCCGCAACGCAAACGCAGAACCGATCTCCAGGAGGCGTGGTGTCCGGTCTGTCCGAGATCGCCAGGGCGGCCGGCGTGAGCATGTCGACGGTGAGCCGGGTGCTCAACCGGCGACCCGGGGTGAACGACGAGACGCGGCAGCGGGTGCTGGCCGTGCTGGCGGAGATGCCCTACACGCCGCGCGGTGTGGGCGCGTTGCAGCGCACCGGGGTCATCGGGCTGCTGGTGCCGGAGCTGTCCAACCCGGTCTTCCCGGCCTTCGCCGAGGCGCTGGAGGTGCGGGCGGCGCGACTGGGGTACTCGTCGCTGCTGTGCAACACGCGGGCGACCGGCGCGGCGGCGATGGGCGAGGAGGAGTACGTCCGGATGCTGCTCGCGCGGGGCGTCGAGGGCATGGTGTTCGTGTCGCCGGAGATCACCAACGTCGAGGTGCCGCTGGGCCAGGCGCCGCGGCCGAGCTACTACGCGAAGCTGCTCGACGACGGCGTGCAGATGGTGTTCCTCAACGGCGCCACGCCGTCGCTGGACGTGCCGGACGTGACCGTGGACGAGCAGCACGCGGGCTACGCGGCGACCCGCCACCTGGTGGAGCTGGGGCACCGCCGGGTGGGGTTCGTGTCGGGGCCGGCGCGGTCGCTGCCGTCGCGGTTGAAGCGGGCCGGGTGGGCGGCGGCGCTGGAGGAGGACGGGCTGCCCGCGGGCGCGGAGTTCGTGGCGCACGGGCCGTTCGGGCCGGAGGGCGGCGCGGAGGCGGTGGCGGCGCTGCTGGACACCGTGCGGCCCACGGCGGTGATCTGCTCGTCGGACCACATGGCGATCGGCGTGCTGCGGGAGGCCCACCGGCGCGGGTTGCGGGTGCCGG
This DNA window, taken from Saccharothrix variisporea, encodes the following:
- a CDS encoding LacI family DNA-binding transcriptional regulator, with amino-acid sequence MSGLSEIARAAGVSMSTVSRVLNRRPGVNDETRQRVLAVLAEMPYTPRGVGALQRTGVIGLLVPELSNPVFPAFAEALEVRAARLGYSSLLCNTRATGAAAMGEEEYVRMLLARGVEGMVFVSPEITNVEVPLGQAPRPSYYAKLLDDGVQMVFLNGATPSLDVPDVTVDEQHAGYAATRHLVELGHRRVGFVSGPARSLPSRLKRAGWAAALEEDGLPAGAEFVAHGPFGPEGGAEAVAALLDTVRPTAVICSSDHMAIGVLREAHRRGLRVPEDLSVVGFDDIPLAAYCLPSLTTLAQPIEEMAAAAVDELVHRLDPDRRRRPPGNYTRVFRPRLVVRETTAPPRLV